A window of Bacteroidota bacterium contains these coding sequences:
- the recQ gene encoding DNA helicase RecQ, whose amino-acid sequence MKTAASVLKSFFGFSNFRLNQEAIIHSVMQKHDVLALMPTGGGKSVCFQVPALMMDGVTVVISPLIALMKDQVDALRLNGIEAAFFNSTQSSGEQDEILNSLNSGKLKLIYLAPERIASFLPILERIPVSLFAIDEAHCISHWGHDFRPDYLTLSKIKERFPNVPIIALTATADVLTRNDIVEKLQLHKPDIFISSFNRANIRYTVEKKRNHVARIIEFLNEHREDSGIIYCLSRKNTEDLADQLQEEGFAATAYHAGLDNETRKNRQEQFKRDEIRIMVATIAFGMGIDKSNVRYILHVNLPKNIESYYQETGRAGRDGLPSEAILFYSAGDVITLKSFATIEGNAEQSKIMIRKLEKMADYAESRRCRRETILNYFDEPFKGPCGNCDVCLRSNAVELFDGTIIAQKALSAVSRLKERFGIGYVIDFLKGSQSEKIWEEHRYLPTFGKGNEFTRDQWRAYIKDLLEQGYLRQSNNEFSVLQLTEFAHEVLFEGKKVMLHVFKSDKEEKASRQESRPVNSLPENMEKPLMEELRQLRLRIATDENVPPYIIFNDSTLVELATYLPLHKDQLPGITGFGQVKIMKYGKSFLDKIKDYCFRNNLESRMSEKQVQWKPAKEKTSKTTDTKRASLELYQQGLNIDQIASKRNLSNGTIIGHLTHFILTGEINVLKFVSKEKIPPILKAIDEYGDSQLTILKNALGDSFSFTEIRAVINYRKRK is encoded by the coding sequence ATGAAAACCGCCGCCTCAGTATTAAAATCATTTTTTGGATTTTCAAATTTCCGTTTGAATCAGGAAGCGATTATCCATTCCGTGATGCAAAAACACGATGTGTTGGCATTGATGCCCACAGGCGGAGGGAAATCGGTGTGTTTCCAGGTTCCGGCATTAATGATGGATGGAGTGACTGTTGTTATTTCACCTCTCATCGCGTTGATGAAAGACCAGGTTGACGCCTTACGACTCAACGGTATTGAAGCTGCTTTTTTCAATTCCACACAATCTTCCGGAGAACAGGATGAAATATTAAACTCACTGAATTCAGGAAAACTGAAACTCATCTATCTTGCTCCGGAACGTATTGCTTCTTTTTTGCCAATACTGGAACGAATTCCGGTTTCACTTTTCGCCATTGATGAAGCGCATTGCATTTCACATTGGGGTCATGATTTTCGCCCGGATTACCTGACACTTTCCAAAATAAAAGAACGATTTCCAAACGTTCCTATAATTGCACTCACTGCAACTGCCGATGTACTCACGCGCAATGATATCGTCGAAAAACTTCAGCTTCACAAACCGGATATTTTTATTTCGAGTTTTAATCGTGCAAATATCAGATACACCGTTGAAAAGAAACGGAATCATGTAGCAAGAATCATTGAGTTTTTAAATGAACACCGTGAGGATTCAGGTATTATTTATTGTTTGTCCAGAAAAAACACCGAAGATCTTGCTGATCAACTCCAGGAGGAGGGTTTTGCTGCCACCGCTTATCATGCAGGACTGGATAACGAAACGAGAAAGAACAGACAGGAACAATTCAAGCGCGATGAAATCAGAATCATGGTGGCAACAATTGCTTTTGGAATGGGAATCGACAAATCCAATGTGCGTTATATCCTACACGTAAATTTACCAAAGAACATCGAAAGCTATTACCAGGAAACCGGTCGCGCAGGTCGTGATGGATTACCGAGCGAAGCAATCCTTTTTTACAGTGCAGGCGATGTCATCACACTAAAGAGTTTCGCGACTATTGAAGGGAACGCTGAACAAAGTAAAATCATGATTCGCAAGTTGGAGAAAATGGCCGACTATGCGGAATCGAGAAGATGCAGACGCGAAACCATCCTGAATTATTTTGATGAACCTTTCAAAGGACCTTGCGGAAACTGTGATGTTTGTCTTAGATCCAACGCTGTTGAGCTCTTTGACGGAACCATCATCGCGCAAAAAGCATTGTCAGCAGTTTCACGTCTGAAAGAACGCTTTGGCATAGGCTATGTAATCGATTTTCTGAAAGGCTCTCAATCGGAAAAAATATGGGAGGAACATCGTTATCTACCAACCTTTGGTAAGGGAAATGAATTTACACGTGATCAATGGAGGGCATATATCAAAGACCTGTTGGAACAAGGATACCTTCGTCAAAGTAACAATGAATTCTCTGTGCTTCAACTCACGGAATTTGCTCATGAAGTTTTATTTGAAGGAAAAAAAGTAATGCTTCATGTATTCAAATCCGACAAAGAAGAAAAAGCATCCCGTCAGGAAAGCAGACCTGTGAATTCTCTTCCTGAAAACATGGAAAAGCCATTAATGGAAGAGTTGAGACAACTTCGTCTGCGAATCGCTACCGATGAAAATGTTCCTCCTTACATTATCTTCAACGACAGTACACTGGTAGAATTGGCAACGTATCTACCATTACACAAAGATCAATTGCCCGGCATTACCGGATTCGGGCAGGTGAAAATTATGAAATACGGAAAATCGTTTCTGGATAAAATCAAAGACTATTGTTTCCGAAATAATCTGGAATCCAGAATGAGTGAAAAGCAAGTCCAATGGAAACCGGCAAAAGAAAAAACATCAAAAACTACTGACACAAAAAGAGCAAGTCTTGAACTCTATCAACAGGGATTGAATATCGATCAAATCGCGAGCAAGAGAAATCTGTCCAATGGAACAATTATCGGACATCTCACGCATTTTATCCTTACCGGAGAAATCAATGTTTTAAAATTTGTATCCAAAGAAAAAATTCCTCCGATTCTGAAAGCCATTGATGAATATGGCGATTCTCAGCTTACTATTTTGAAAAATGCACTTGGCGATTCCTTTTCATTCACAGAAATCCGGGCGGTCATCAACTACAGAAAGAGAAAATAA
- a CDS encoding peptidylprolyl isomerase has protein sequence MKSATIQTAKGTMKVEFYEKDAPNTVKNFCDLAQKGFYNGLTFHRVIPNFVIQGGCPNGIGNGGPGYKIKCELDGGNQYHDRGVLSMAHAGRDTGGSQFFICHSRANTAHLDRNHTCFGKVVEGLDVIDQIRQGDVIEKIDIHESEA, from the coding sequence ATGAAATCTGCTACTATCCAGACTGCCAAAGGAACCATGAAGGTTGAGTTTTATGAAAAGGACGCGCCCAATACTGTAAAAAACTTCTGTGACCTTGCACAAAAAGGCTTTTACAACGGTCTTACATTCCACCGTGTGATCCCAAATTTTGTTATTCAGGGTGGATGCCCCAATGGTATCGGAAATGGCGGACCTGGTTATAAAATAAAATGCGAATTGGATGGCGGCAACCAATATCATGATCGCGGTGTACTTTCCATGGCACATGCAGGTCGTGATACAGGAGGTTCGCAGTTTTTTATCTGTCACAGCCGCGCGAATACTGCGCATCTTGATCGTAACCATACCTGCTTCGGAAAAGTTGTGGAAGGACTGGATGTGATCGATCAGATTCGTCAGGGTGATGTGATTGAAAAAATTGACATCCACGAATCAGAAGCCTAA
- a CDS encoding endonuclease has protein sequence MKFIASIVVCVLLLNPSATFAQALSVNTTQLNFGTAYENAPDSLPLTIQNLLNRRVIVTGLRFYTTYGAPAFSSRSNIFSIAANSSTIIWIKFSPIHNIFHNSELVIQNDGLRGDVSVDLIGQGSYSNTYYSSTENQEEQSLKSAIHTLTGIGYVALGYNTARDKMFMLIDNQAVNGQGASQNTLESIYTGQLAVGYTDRNDCQTRFNFNTEHTWPQSLFSSNDPMVSDLHHLFPTDDNSNGERGNNPFGVVNNPSWSVGGSKSDNSLFEPRDVQKGITARAMIYFLLRYQNYSNFFTSQENVLRTWHHNFPPDQVEKKRNNDIQVWQHNRNPFVDYPQFIDRITSLSSNSVAPVVKTIDLPEDTILFGYIPAGSPTIFHYVIVNNGNTDISFNNFALDLPAELSFLSGGTNTSIAPGDALGIDIACQPTTTNSIRGHLTYTTDAVGHSTVTVPIFANDSVFTVVDEIDPLHVELYPNPVQDLIHIRFFDGAGVYRIRLFDFIGRELITPVQTSALTSEIDVHEIAPGNYFLHIENTSTGRFVHRSLLKY, from the coding sequence ATGAAATTTATTGCATCAATAGTTGTATGCGTATTGCTTCTTAATCCCTCAGCAACATTTGCCCAGGCATTATCAGTAAACACAACTCAATTAAATTTTGGTACAGCGTATGAAAATGCGCCGGATAGTCTGCCCCTGACAATTCAGAATCTTCTGAACAGAAGAGTAATTGTTACCGGATTGCGTTTTTATACAACGTATGGAGCTCCCGCGTTTTCATCCCGTTCAAACATTTTCTCCATTGCCGCGAATTCTTCTACTATCATCTGGATAAAGTTCTCGCCGATACACAATATTTTTCATAATTCTGAATTGGTTATTCAAAATGATGGTCTGCGCGGAGATGTATCTGTTGATCTCATCGGACAAGGAAGTTATTCCAATACTTATTATAGTTCGACGGAGAATCAGGAAGAGCAAAGTCTGAAATCGGCAATTCATACCCTGACCGGAATTGGATACGTTGCACTGGGATATAATACCGCGAGAGACAAAATGTTCATGCTTATTGATAACCAGGCCGTGAATGGACAAGGAGCTTCACAGAATACACTTGAAAGCATTTACACTGGCCAGCTTGCAGTTGGTTATACTGACAGGAATGATTGTCAGACACGTTTCAATTTTAATACTGAGCATACCTGGCCACAATCATTGTTCAGCAGCAATGACCCGATGGTTTCAGATTTACACCATTTGTTTCCAACGGATGACAATTCAAATGGCGAGAGAGGAAATAACCCTTTTGGTGTGGTGAACAACCCCAGCTGGTCAGTTGGAGGTTCAAAAAGTGATAATTCATTATTCGAACCAAGAGATGTACAAAAAGGTATTACCGCACGTGCGATGATTTATTTTCTCCTTCGTTATCAAAATTACAGCAACTTTTTTACCAGCCAGGAGAATGTACTGCGAACATGGCATCACAATTTCCCGCCTGATCAGGTGGAGAAAAAAAGAAACAACGATATTCAGGTCTGGCAACACAACAGAAATCCTTTTGTAGATTATCCACAATTCATTGACAGAATTACTTCCCTGTCTTCTAACTCTGTTGCACCGGTTGTGAAAACCATAGATCTTCCGGAAGACACAATTTTATTCGGTTATATTCCGGCAGGAAGTCCTACCATTTTTCATTATGTCATCGTAAATAATGGCAACACAGATATAAGCTTCAATAATTTTGCTTTGGATCTTCCTGCCGAACTGAGTTTTCTATCCGGCGGAACAAACACGTCTATTGCTCCGGGCGATGCTCTGGGGATTGATATTGCCTGTCAGCCCACAACAACAAATTCAATCCGGGGGCATTTAACTTATACAACAGATGCAGTCGGTCATAGCACCGTAACTGTTCCGATTTTTGCAAATGACTCTGTGTTTACCGTAGTAGACGAGATCGACCCCTTACATGTGGAGTTGTATCCCAACCCGGTTCAGGATTTAATACACATACGATTCTTTGACGGAGCAGGCGTTTACAGGATTCGTTTGTTTGACTTTATTGGCAGAGAGTTGATTACTCCGGTTCAAACATCGGCATTGACCAGTGAAATTGATGTACACGAAATAGCTCCGGGGAATTATTTTCTCCACATTGAGAATACTTCCACTGGTCGTTTTGTACACAGGAGTCTTCTGAAATACTGA
- a CDS encoding histidine kinase, with protein sequence MEDITAQFQLSFSQDLVLRYFHGFRPGILLQSAVAPENLIFWALLPIVISFSFIMFVIYRMRRESQIRQKEAEYKQQAAEIEMKALRAQMNPHFIFNALNSIYVFIQEKKDAQASEYLLKFSKLIRLVLENSMHREVSMSDDLEALELYMQLEQLRIAKGFDYNIEIQDGLNTEEIYIPPLILQPFVENSIWHGLNKKPERGLISIHVKKKENHLHIVVEDNGIEGNVEMKEDPARAKKKSLGMALTRDRLNLLNTGEVNKAELIVKDLRSAKGEYQGKHVELILPLESD encoded by the coding sequence ATGGAGGATATCACTGCGCAATTTCAACTTTCCTTCAGCCAGGATTTGGTGTTGCGGTATTTTCATGGATTTCGTCCCGGAATCCTCCTTCAATCAGCCGTTGCTCCGGAAAATTTAATCTTCTGGGCGCTTCTGCCAATTGTTATTTCTTTCTCCTTTATCATGTTTGTTATTTACAGGATGAGAAGGGAATCGCAAATCCGACAGAAGGAAGCGGAATACAAACAGCAAGCCGCTGAAATTGAAATGAAAGCTTTGAGAGCTCAGATGAACCCGCATTTTATTTTCAATGCACTCAATTCTATTTATGTTTTTATTCAGGAAAAAAAAGACGCTCAAGCTTCTGAATATCTTTTGAAATTTTCCAAATTGATCCGGCTTGTGTTGGAAAATTCCATGCACAGGGAAGTTTCCATGAGCGATGACCTCGAAGCACTGGAGTTGTATATGCAACTGGAGCAATTGCGAATTGCAAAGGGTTTTGATTACAACATAGAGATTCAGGATGGATTGAATACTGAAGAAATTTATATCCCGCCATTGATTCTTCAACCATTTGTAGAAAACTCAATTTGGCATGGATTAAACAAAAAACCTGAAAGGGGTTTGATTTCAATTCATGTGAAAAAGAAGGAAAATCATCTTCATATTGTTGTTGAAGACAACGGAATAGAAGGCAATGTTGAAATGAAAGAAGATCCCGCCCGAGCAAAAAAGAAATCCCTGGGTATGGCCCTTACTCGTGACCGGCTAAATTTACTCAACACCGGAGAAGTGAATAAAGCAGAATTGATCGTCAAGGATCTGCGTTCTGCCAAAGGAGAGTACCAGGGTAAACATGTAGAATTAATACTTCCCCTTGAATCCGATTAA
- a CDS encoding DUF255 domain-containing protein produces the protein MKKLFALFIILLIRIPSLFAQQPDAEGSLVKWMTWNEAFEKMQTAPRPILMDFYTDWCGWCKVMMKNTYANPGLAQYINTYFYPVKFNAEGKDTVEYLGKKYGPTSKEPRTPHELAVQLLQGKLMYPTTLFLSGYDKDKNEFRLNMLASGYLDQQKIEPILVYVVENVYRNSSLDEFRDQYQKAFYDSVFTKRPDSVRWESARSAFGAELPRKKKTLVYVNTDWCNACKVMKRTSFNDSLYTDYVKEKFDLVDFNADMTDSIPYKGKLLGNSRNAQAPFHQLALLLSRNGFALPSLVVLDEYMDVIDAIPSYVPPTFMNDILHFYGDGINKTKTWQKYMDEKEHK, from the coding sequence ATGAAGAAGCTTTTTGCCCTTTTTATAATCCTACTGATTCGCATCCCCTCACTGTTTGCACAGCAACCCGATGCGGAAGGCAGCCTGGTGAAATGGATGACATGGAATGAAGCTTTTGAAAAAATGCAAACGGCTCCCCGTCCTATACTGATGGACTTTTATACCGATTGGTGCGGGTGGTGTAAGGTGATGATGAAAAACACTTATGCAAACCCGGGTCTTGCACAGTACATTAACACCTATTTTTACCCTGTAAAATTCAATGCGGAAGGAAAAGACACTGTTGAATATCTCGGAAAAAAGTATGGTCCTACTTCCAAAGAACCCCGAACACCACACGAACTGGCCGTGCAATTGTTGCAAGGTAAATTAATGTACCCAACAACCTTGTTTTTGTCAGGGTATGATAAAGATAAAAACGAGTTTCGTCTGAATATGTTGGCAAGCGGTTATCTCGATCAGCAGAAAATTGAACCGATACTTGTTTACGTTGTAGAAAACGTGTACCGAAATTCCTCTCTTGATGAATTTCGGGATCAATATCAGAAAGCGTTTTATGATTCTGTTTTTACAAAAAGACCTGATTCAGTGCGGTGGGAATCTGCGCGATCAGCCTTTGGAGCTGAATTGCCGAGGAAGAAAAAAACGCTTGTTTACGTGAATACGGATTGGTGCAATGCCTGTAAAGTAATGAAGCGAACATCCTTTAATGATTCTTTATATACGGATTATGTAAAGGAGAAATTTGATCTTGTTGATTTTAACGCGGACATGACCGATTCGATTCCGTATAAAGGAAAACTTCTTGGAAATTCCCGCAACGCACAGGCGCCATTCCATCAATTGGCATTATTGCTCAGCCGTAACGGGTTTGCTCTTCCATCATTGGTAGTCCTGGATGAATACATGGATGTAATCGATGCAATTCCCAGCTATGTACCTCCAACTTTCATGAATGATATTCTGCATTTTTACGGGGACGGTATAAACAAAACCAAAACCTGGCAGAAATACATGGATGAAAAGGAGCACAAATAA
- a CDS encoding DEAD/DEAH box helicase, producing the protein MTFSDFGLCDSLLDGLDSMGFSKPTPIQEQVLPVILQGKDVIACAQTGTGKTAAYLLPLLHKISQNSIAHTSALIISPTRELALQIDNAFQGFAYFTHASSIAVYGGSDGMTFDRERKALTEGASVIIATPGRLMSHLNLGYVKFDQLDCLVLDEADKMLDMGFYDDILKIIRHIPAKRQNLFFSATMPPKMRELAKRILHDPFEINIAISKPAAGILQGAYLTHDSQKTPLLLKILSEKNLPSVLIFASTKSGVKALERELQQKKLPAKAIHSDLTQDERENVLLGFRSRNTKILVATDILSRGIDIDNIGLVLNYDVPGDAEDYVHRVGRTARAESTGEAITFINERDQRKFALIEELIEKEVPKYPMPEELGPAPEWNPSMRHKSFHRPTGGGKSGFGGKSKKNFRHKRKPSAK; encoded by the coding sequence GTGACTTTCTCTGATTTTGGTTTATGTGATTCTTTGTTGGACGGATTGGACTCCATGGGATTTTCAAAACCCACTCCTATCCAGGAACAAGTATTACCCGTTATCCTGCAAGGCAAGGATGTAATAGCCTGCGCGCAAACAGGAACCGGTAAAACGGCAGCTTACTTACTTCCGCTCCTTCACAAAATTTCTCAAAATTCTATCGCGCATACTTCCGCATTGATCATTTCTCCAACCCGAGAGCTGGCCTTGCAAATCGACAATGCCTTTCAGGGCTTCGCATATTTTACACATGCCAGTTCGATCGCTGTCTATGGAGGGAGCGACGGGATGACTTTCGATCGTGAAAGAAAAGCACTTACAGAAGGGGCGTCTGTCATCATCGCAACTCCCGGTCGTTTGATGAGCCACCTCAATCTTGGCTATGTAAAATTCGATCAGCTCGACTGTCTGGTACTCGATGAAGCTGACAAGATGCTCGACATGGGTTTTTATGATGACATTTTGAAAATCATCCGTCATATTCCGGCCAAAAGACAAAATCTCTTTTTCAGCGCTACCATGCCGCCAAAGATGCGTGAACTGGCGAAAAGAATTTTACACGATCCATTCGAAATAAATATCGCGATCAGTAAACCGGCCGCGGGAATTTTACAGGGCGCGTATCTTACACACGACAGTCAGAAAACACCACTGCTGCTGAAAATTCTTTCTGAAAAAAATCTTCCCAGCGTTCTCATTTTTGCCTCTACAAAATCAGGTGTTAAAGCGTTGGAAAGAGAATTACAACAGAAAAAACTTCCTGCAAAAGCGATTCACAGCGACCTGACGCAGGATGAAAGAGAAAATGTATTGCTTGGTTTCCGAAGCCGCAATACAAAAATTCTTGTCGCTACAGATATCTTGTCCCGTGGTATTGATATCGACAATATCGGGCTCGTATTAAATTATGATGTTCCCGGAGATGCTGAAGATTATGTCCACCGTGTTGGGAGAACAGCCCGGGCAGAATCTACAGGCGAAGCAATCACTTTTATCAATGAAAGAGATCAACGTAAATTCGCTTTGATCGAAGAACTTATCGAAAAAGAAGTTCCAAAGTACCCCATGCCTGAAGAACTTGGACCGGCACCCGAATGGAATCCATCCATGAGACACAAATCTTTTCATCGTCCAACTGGTGGAGGCAAAAGCGGCTTCGGTGGCAAAAGCAAAAAAAACTTCAGACATAAAAGAAAGCCCTCGGCAAAATAA
- a CDS encoding NAD(P)H-dependent oxidoreductase, with product MKTIAIVSGSIRTGRLSHRVAVYFEKYIREKQLADVIMLDLKELNISLSEERLKYLSNPSPQILQFAEGIKKADGVIIVSPEYNSGYPASIKNAIDLLYEEWYRKPIGLVSVSDGNFGGMHALLMLQSVFLKVRALLIPATFPVPLAGKNFDENGAAIEKEKTDKRAEKFLEEMMKSIG from the coding sequence ATGAAAACAATCGCAATTGTGTCTGGCAGCATTCGTACCGGACGTTTGAGTCATCGTGTCGCTGTTTATTTTGAAAAATATATTCGGGAAAAACAATTAGCGGACGTAATCATGCTTGATTTGAAGGAGCTGAATATTTCTTTATCAGAGGAGCGACTAAAATATCTCTCCAATCCGTCTCCCCAAATCCTTCAATTTGCTGAAGGAATAAAAAAGGCAGATGGAGTGATTATCGTCAGTCCTGAATACAACAGTGGTTATCCGGCCAGTATTAAAAACGCGATTGATCTGTTGTATGAAGAATGGTACCGAAAACCCATTGGTCTTGTTTCCGTCTCTGATGGTAATTTCGGAGGCATGCATGCGCTCCTGATGTTGCAATCTGTTTTCCTGAAAGTGCGCGCTCTGTTAATTCCGGCAACTTTTCCTGTGCCTCTGGCAGGTAAAAATTTTGATGAAAACGGGGCCGCAATCGAAAAGGAAAAAACAGATAAGCGTGCTGAAAAATTTCTGGAAGAAATGATGAAAAGTATTGGATGA
- a CDS encoding DUF4139 domain-containing protein: protein MKNFQILRIALILILLSTRTFADNIKTTKASVDRATVYLSGAQLTCSSDFSALPGINQFVFEGVSPFLDQKSLQASAKGNIVIMDVKFETKYNEAKKVETIKPYDKALKVANDSLVLLNFEIDEMNEQLQGLVTEKNILLNNRLIKGESLRDTLDMFKDGINFLRQRLINISSESTTLRKKLYYKNATKEMLENRIAELNKINISGEPVAQEATQTIVVTAYSEVPATANVSVSFFVQQAAWLPSYDLRANTNGTIDLSYKAELRQQTGMDWKNVSLTLSTGNPSQSTVKPELTPFYLSFVQNIRNKYPKAAREETQAGAALLSKDESKALLDAVSDAPTLADFTTENEKMIQTEYDIKLKYSIPNDPNIHVVAIQNKSLKSKYKYSAVPKLDLNPYLLADLNNWNEMNLLPGNSRIYFDGNYLGTSVLNPEASVDTLTLSLGRDRGILLSRKKLKDKTKERVIIDEKSIAVTYEIVVRNTKSFPVKLDITDQIPVSSDPDIKIALLDGDGSELNSETGIMTWDISLKANESKKLKFSYEVKIPKNKSLAGL, encoded by the coding sequence ATGAAAAACTTCCAGATTCTTCGCATTGCCCTCATCCTGATCTTACTCAGCACCAGAACATTTGCCGACAACATTAAAACAACAAAAGCATCCGTTGACAGAGCCACTGTTTATTTAAGCGGAGCGCAACTCACCTGTTCCTCCGATTTTTCAGCTTTACCAGGGATCAATCAGTTTGTTTTTGAAGGCGTTTCCCCTTTTCTCGATCAGAAATCACTTCAGGCGTCCGCAAAAGGAAACATTGTAATCATGGATGTAAAATTTGAAACAAAATATAATGAAGCGAAGAAGGTCGAGACCATCAAACCTTATGATAAAGCGTTAAAAGTAGCGAATGACTCTCTTGTTCTTTTGAATTTTGAAATTGATGAAATGAATGAACAATTGCAGGGTCTGGTAACTGAGAAAAATATTCTCCTGAATAATCGCCTGATCAAAGGAGAGTCATTACGCGACACACTCGATATGTTTAAAGACGGAATCAATTTTCTTCGTCAGCGACTCATCAACATCAGTTCTGAAAGTACCACTCTTCGAAAAAAATTGTATTACAAAAATGCAACAAAAGAAATGCTTGAGAACAGGATCGCTGAACTGAACAAAATCAATATCAGTGGCGAACCGGTTGCTCAGGAAGCAACACAAACTATCGTTGTTACCGCATACAGCGAGGTTCCTGCTACAGCGAATGTCTCCGTTTCTTTTTTCGTTCAACAAGCTGCATGGTTACCATCGTATGATTTGCGTGCAAACACAAATGGAACAATTGATTTGTCATACAAGGCTGAACTCAGACAGCAAACAGGGATGGATTGGAAAAATGTTTCACTTACGCTCAGCACCGGAAATCCTTCTCAAAGTACCGTCAAACCGGAACTGACTCCATTTTATCTGAGCTTTGTCCAAAACATCAGGAACAAATATCCAAAAGCAGCACGTGAAGAAACACAAGCTGGCGCTGCACTTTTATCAAAAGATGAATCAAAAGCCCTGCTTGATGCAGTCTCTGATGCTCCAACCCTGGCCGACTTCACAACGGAAAACGAAAAAATGATCCAGACGGAATATGACATCAAACTAAAATATTCTATTCCAAATGATCCAAACATTCATGTGGTGGCCATCCAAAACAAATCGCTGAAATCAAAATACAAATATTCCGCTGTCCCAAAACTCGATCTGAATCCCTACCTCCTTGCAGACCTGAACAATTGGAACGAAATGAATCTTCTCCCGGGAAATTCAAGGATTTATTTTGATGGAAATTATCTCGGCACTTCTGTATTGAATCCAGAAGCTTCTGTCGATACATTGACACTTAGCCTAGGAAGAGATCGCGGAATTCTTCTCAGTCGTAAAAAATTAAAAGACAAAACAAAAGAACGTGTAATTATTGATGAAAAATCCATTGCCGTAACTTATGAAATTGTTGTCCGCAACACAAAATCGTTCCCGGTAAAACTGGATATCACCGATCAGATTCCAGTCAGTTCAGATCCTGATATTAAAATCGCCTTACTGGACGGAGACGGCTCAGAATTAAATTCAGAAACCGGAATCATGACCTGGGATATATCACTAAAAGCAAATGAAAGTAAAAAACTAAAGTTTTCTTACGAAGTAAAGATCCCGAAAAACAAAAGCCTCGCCGGTTTATAA
- a CDS encoding response regulator transcription factor, translating into MYQFVIVDDEVPQQETLSRILADNFPKYKLSKVCSSVEEGVDFLSKNKPDLVFLDVMMPPSNGFEMLKELNDFDFEIIFTTSYDDFAVRAFKVAAVDYLLKPFGPDDVALALKKFEERFAMKHPMYNISQLLQNINAQTSADIKIALPVMTGLVFAKVNDIVRCESDNTYTTFYFSNSTQLVVARTIKECEELLLTYDFCRIHNSHLINLKYIREYVRGEGGQVHMSDGTIVEVSRRRKDEFLAALKRIK; encoded by the coding sequence ATGTATCAGTTTGTAATTGTCGATGATGAAGTGCCACAACAGGAAACGCTTTCGCGTATCCTTGCCGACAACTTTCCTAAATACAAATTAAGTAAGGTATGTTCATCGGTAGAAGAAGGCGTGGACTTTCTTTCCAAAAACAAGCCGGACCTGGTTTTTCTGGATGTGATGATGCCACCATCCAACGGGTTTGAAATGTTGAAAGAACTGAACGATTTCGATTTTGAGATCATCTTCACAACTTCTTACGACGACTTTGCTGTGCGCGCTTTTAAAGTTGCAGCTGTTGATTATTTGTTGAAACCCTTCGGCCCCGATGATGTTGCTCTCGCGCTTAAAAAATTTGAAGAGCGTTTTGCAATGAAACATCCGATGTATAATATTTCACAATTGTTACAAAATATCAACGCGCAGACTTCAGCCGATATAAAAATTGCATTACCGGTTATGACAGGCCTTGTTTTCGCGAAAGTAAATGATATTGTACGCTGTGAATCCGATAATACCTATACTACTTTTTATTTCTCAAACTCGACTCAATTAGTGGTTGCACGAACAATCAAGGAGTGTGAAGAACTCCTGTTGACCTATGATTTCTGCAGGATTCATAATTCTCATTTGATCAATCTTAAGTACATCCGGGAATATGTACGAGGAGAAGGCGGACAGGTGCACATGTCGGACGGTACTATCGTTGAAGTTTCCAGAAGAAGGAAGGATGAATTCCTTGCCGCACTGAAACGAATCAAGTAG